In Streptococcus parauberis NCFD 2020, the sequence TCAAAAGCTAGAAGAAGCTTATGTAAAATTTGAAGCAGATTATGAGCCTGACACTTTCAGATTAAGCTATCATGATATGCGCGTGCAACAGTTGCAATCATTGGATAAAGATATTTTGATTAATGACATTATCGCTTACGAGTTAGAGCTATTAGACCATGCTGACAGATTGTTAAGTGATGAACCACTACCATTAGATGACCAACATGGTTTTGAAACCATTGAGCTGTTAGGTGATGACGTTATTAAATTAGTTAAGGAATTAGATACTAATAAAGAGCTTGACGGCATCCATGATTATATTATTGGTGGCTAACATTAGCTGATTATAAGATAAAGACGACTTAAAGGGGCTTCTCTAGAAAATGCTAGAAAATGAAACTTTAGTTCTTAAGGTGGCAACTATACAAGGAAATGGTGAAAAATGAATAAAGAAAAAATGCAAGAAATGCTATTGCAAGGATACTTATTATATGAAAAAAATGGTATAATAGACTTAGTTGAAAAGGTAGATTTTGGGCAAATAATTTTTAAATTTAAGGGCGGAAAAATCTATCAAGTAGATAGAACGCAAACAATTAAATAAAGTCTAAAGAGAAGAACTCAATGACATAAGTAGGGATTATAATTCTTATTTGTCATTGAGTTTTTTATTTTAGTTAGGAGATAGGACAGATGAATTATAAACAGGGTTTTGAAAAACTACTGGCAATCATCAACGACGCTGATAATCAGACATTGAAATTTAAAGCTGAATTGATTAAAGACCAGATAAACGACAATGAAACTATTTACGGTAAACGGGACTTACGTTCACGAATGATAACAAAAGGGGGAAGACAATGACAACAATCGAACAGCTAAAAAAAGAAGCCGACAAGGCGCTTACACTAAAAAAGTTGGCTGAGGTGCAAGGGAAAAATAGTAAAGAATACCAAGAGGCTAAGGCTAACTGTGATAGAAAATTTATTGCTTTAAGAAAAGCGCAAGGGAAAACCAGTGCGAAGATGGCAGGCAATAAACTTATTAAGCAAGCGACAGTAAAAATTCATTTATAAAGAAATAGAGGAGATAAACACAATGGCATTATTTGATAAAGTAGAAAAAGAAGTTAGAACAAAAAAAGCTAAATACGATAAAGAACTATCAGACTGTAAGCAACAAATTACAGATACCGAGGAAGAGCTTGAGAAATCAAAAGCTGAATTAATTGAAGCCGAGGAACAGCTTAATATTGACCAATACAATACAGTTGATGATAAAATTAGAAAGCTTGAAAATGCCAAACGTATCTATGAGTTAAAGCATGATAAGATTTTAGATACGCCTTTAATAGATGAAGCTGAATACAAGAAGAAACGTAAACAGTTAGAAGATAATGCAATCACTAAGATTGAAGCTATCAATGATAAAGCGTTACCGCTTATCACACAGATTAAGGAACTGGCTGAGCAAACAGATATTATTTTCAATGAAACTAATGAACTACTAGATATCTTATTTAGAGACTTGTATAAGAGTGATGACATGATTAACCCATCATTTTCATATTATGAAAATGCTAGACTTTTATTCAATGATATTAAATCATCACACTTGACACAGCGCTTAGGAATTAAAAAAGAACAATCATTCTTAGAACGTATGTTTATTCATCAAGATGAACAACAATCAAAGAAATATAAAATGAATAATAAAAAATAAGACCAGTTGGGCGGGTAGGATGGGAAAGGTTTTTGTAGTTTAAAAGTGGCTGTTTTGTAATCGTGCTTATCTTGTAAATAACTTTCAGTTCATAAGTTTTCATATTACAAATCACTTTCTTTTGGTAGGCGTACACAGTGCGCTTGCCTTTTGTTTTGTTGGGCTGTAAGTGTTGATGAGGTTTAAAATTAAATATTTGATAAAAAAAAGATTTTTATTATTTTTGAAGTGTTTTATAGTTTGTTAAATGAAACATGATAACCCCCCTATGAAACGCTCGAAAACCGCGCCAGAATAACGGTTGTACTCCTCTTGTAAAACTCTCTCCCATTTTTTTCGACACTTGAAACAGAAATTGCCCTATAAAATGGTATCTAAAAACTATCACAAACTTAATCATAACTAGAGAAAACTTAATTAAAATAATTACTAAATAGTAATAGCTTACATGAAACATATTAAATCATTATTGAAACGGATAACGATATGAAAAAGAAATTGACTTTAGAAGAAATTAAATTGGAAAAAATGTTATCAAAAATAGAAAGAGACTTAACAGAAAAGAAGCATGCTCCTAACTTTAGAAAAAAATATAAACAGTATAGCGGTATTAAAAAGTAGGTAGTAACTTCCTTTTATTGTCTATATAAAGCGATATGAGACACATTTATTATTAAGTATATAAGTTTATCGCATTTCCTATTGAAGTGGCTTAAAATGCAAGTGAGAGCCTCTCACAGTGTAATAAAACAATCCTTTTCTATTACTTGATTATCGGAAACAATCGGAACTATTTTTTTGTATCATCTAAATCATACAATAGTATTATAATGATATTGTTTTGGTATATATGCATAACTTTTTTTCATAGAATATCATAGTATAGTACCAGAGTACCCCACCTAAATTTAACGGGGCTATGATTAAGTTTAAACAAAAGAACGCACCCTATTTCGCGCAGTATTTCCCGTTTTTAAAATTTTCAAAAGAATAAAAAGCCTATATTCTAGGCATTTGTTGGCATATTTTACCTGATATACTACCCCAAAGAAAACACGCCTAAAATCGTTTCTACGAGCGTTTAAGTTTTTATGGTTAATATATCGAACGTGCTATAAAAATTACACCCCGCCCATGTATGAGCCATAGGAGAGCCACTATAAGGTGTCTTCTTACAAAAATATCCAATTTTTCAGATTTTTTATAGGGGTGGCATGGTCTTTATAATCATTGATATAACAGCTTTCTTTAAAAAATATGAGTGAAAAACGTACCTGTTTTAGACAGCAAAAAAGCCACTGATTAACAGTGACCGAGACAACAAAAAGCACCCACAGAGTGAGCGCCTCAAGTATATAGCTAATAAAAATATTATACCATTTTTCTATTTTTATTTTTTTGGAATTTCTTCCTAAAGATATTATATCATAATTAAGGGGTAACATGAAAGATAATAAAGGAACAAAGAAGCTAAAAGAGTTTAAACGTTGGCAACGTATTTCAGGCAATCAGCCAATTAACTATAATGATAATTATTTGCTTGAATTGAACGACTATTCTAAACCACCATACACGCGCAGAGAACGCCTTTTGATTAATCGTGAATGCGCCCTTGAAGAACTTAACGCAATAACGGACGGAATTAACTCAATCAAAGATATTAGATTAAGACAGATATTAATATTAAACTATATAGCAACTGACAAACTAAAAGATTATGATATCTATATAATTATGGGAAAATCAGAATCGTGGTATTATCCAAAGAAGAAACAAGCGATAAAAGAATTTGAAAAAACATATAGAGGCGCGTGCTTAATGGATATATAAAGTTCAATAATTGCCAACTTTTATTCTTTTTCAAATTGCTATAAAGCTAGTTATATCAATTGATACGGATAATCAGTCACTTAAAAACTTTACCTTGGCTTAGATTGGCAATCTTACACAAAAAAACCAGCCTTATGTAAGACTGGATAAATTTTATACCATTTGAAAAATTATTAGCCAAACCGACCAGATTGCAACAGAGGAATAATAAAGAGGTTGATTTATCGATTTAGAGTAATAAGTTTGTGCTATTTGCACTATACCAACAATGATACCTATATATAAAACAAAAATATTTTTGCTTAGGAATGATAAAAGCATTGTAAGTATCCCAAGCGCCAACTCAGATAAATGCATTCTAGAATATATACCTAATAGGTATACTGAGATAGAATCAGATTTTATTATACCTATCCCATTCACAGGGTATACTAGATTACCAATCAATAATACATTACTAATTAAAGGAATAATAAAGAAAATTAGACTAGTAATTATGGAGCTTACTAAGATTAAATTTTTATCCATATTTTGAAATAGTCGAGAAAGAATGTAAACTGTAAATAAGAAAATAGAAAAAAAAAGTATCTCGTCGCTAATCTTTAATAATCTTAATTTTGAGTTTCTCCAAACATGTAAATTATTTAGATTCATATTATTAGGGGAAAAATTACATATCATTATCCTAGTAATCGCTAATAAAATTGAAGAACTAATTGCAATAAGTTGCATTATCATTTGATATTAACTCCTTAAATTTGACTTATCTTAATTATAGCATATAATTGACTGGCAATTACACACACTTGGGGCTATCCCTACCTACCCCACCCCCATTTTGCGAACTTCCCGCTGTATTGTACATTTTTATTCACGTTAGGAATTAGAACAAAGCTGAGCAATATTAAAAACAAGAGAGTGCCATTAATCTCTTATATATCAAGGCTTTAAACATATTTTAGAAATAACCATTGTTCAAGTTAGGATATAGAAAACAAAACTTTCCGACTTTTTCCGATACTGCCATTTGTAAACTACTAATCATTACTAGAAAATACGAGCATATCCCAACAATTCACAGGAAACAAAAACAGCACCTTTCAATGGGTGCTTTTCTTCTTGCTTATCTGTGAATGACACGCGCCTAGAATGTCTTAAATTAAAAAATTTATTTTTTCCGAACGTTACCGTCTGTTTTTATATCAAAGATTGAACCCCAACAAGACCTATGTTATAGTAAACCTATTATTTTAAATAGGAGTATTCAAATGCATTGGGAAGTATTGAGAACAGAAAAATGTAGTCGTTGGCAATCTAATAAAATAATCAAAAAATTTACTACCGAAGAAGAAGCTAAAAGTTACAAAAGTTCTATAAAAGGGTATAGTGAAATA encodes:
- a CDS encoding ArpU family phage packaging/lysis transcriptional regulator → MKDNKGTKKLKEFKRWQRISGNQPINYNDNYLLELNDYSKPPYTRRERLLINRECALEELNAITDGINSIKDIRLRQILILNYIATDKLKDYDIYIIMGKSESWYYPKKKQAIKEFEKTYRGACLMDI